The DNA region GCAGTGCGCCGGCCTGCGAGAAGACTCCGACGCCGTCCTTGAACGCCATCAGCGTGGGGATGGACTGGATGCCCATGCCGCCCGCGATCTCGCGCTCCGCCTCGGTGTCGACCTTGGCGAAGGTGATGTCGGTGTGCTTCTCGGATGCCGCCTCGAAGGTCGGTCCGAACTGGCGGCAGGGGCCGCACCACTCGGCCCAGTAGTCGATCAGCACGATGCCGCCATCGGTGATGGTCTTCTCGAAGGTGTCCATGGTCAGGTTGACGGTAGCCATGCCCTCAAGTTTACCGGCGGTTTCCGGCGCATCCAGGGGCCGGGAAGCGTCAGTCGAACAGCCGTCGGAACACGTTCGTGTCCGCCAGGTCGACCAGCTCGTCCGCGCGGCCCGACATGATCGTGCGGAGGGCGTAGAGGGTGAAGCCCTTGGCCTGCGCCGCGGTGATGGTCGGCGGGATCGACAGCTCCTGACGGGCCGTCACGACGTCGACGAGCGCTGGCCCGTCGTGCGCGAAGGCGGCGCGCAGAGCTGCTTCGAGGTCGTCCGGCTTCTCCACCCGCTGCCCGTGGATGCCGACGGCGTTCGCCACGTCGGCGAAGTTCGGGTTTTCGAGCCCGGTGCCGAAGTTCACGAAGCCCGCTGCCTTCATCTCCAGTTCGACGAAGTTCAGCGAGGAGTTGTTGAAGACGATGATCTTCACCGGAAGCTTGTTCTGTCGGAGCGTGAGCAGCTCTCCGAGCAGCATCGCCAGCCCGCCGTCGCCCGACAACGCGATCACCTGGCGCCCGCGATCGATCGACTGCACGCCGATCGCGTGCGGCAGCGCATTGGCCATGGTGCCGTGCGCGAACGACCCGATGAGCCGGCGCTTCCCGTTCATCTTCAGGTAGCGAGCCGCCCAGACGACGGGGGATCCGACATCCGGGATGAACACGGCGTCCTCGCTCGCCAGGTCGCTCACCAACCTGGCGACGTACTGCGGATGGATCGGCTCACGGTTCCGGTCGTTGGTCGCCAGGTCGTCGAGCCCCTTCCTGGTCTTCGCGTAGTGCGCCGTGGACGAGTCGAGGTGCTTCGAGCTGGTCTTCGCCTCGAGCAACGGGAGCAGGGCGTCGACGGTGTCTGCG from Leifsonia sp. Root1293 includes:
- the trxA gene encoding thioredoxin codes for the protein MATVNLTMDTFEKTITDGGIVLIDYWAEWCGPCRQFGPTFEAASEKHTDITFAKVDTEAEREIAGGMGIQSIPTLMAFKDGVGVFSQAGALPPATLDDLIEQVRGLDMTAVHEQIAAEEKALQEAQNPEA